The DNA sequence cagtGAGCAGCTGCAGCTCCTCGTGTGGCCACCGGAGCTCCCCACTCTCTTCACTCGCCTCAGCCTCAGAGGCTTCCACCACGATGGAGGGGAAGCGGGTCTTCTGACAGACAACCTGGATGGGCACAGCAGGGGGCTTGGGCCAAATTGGAATGAGCCAACAGCAAGACACAAGGTGGGGAAGTACTAACCTGAACATCCTGGTGACCTTCAACCTGGCCAATttctcctctgtcctcccagAGAGGGTTGGTCAGTCTAGGACTTTCTGGTTGCTGGGAGGAGCCTGGGCTATCTCTAGGCCAAGGCCCATCCTCGCTGCTCCCTGGCACAAGGGCCATGGGTGCTGACTCTTGAAGTGCAGGGTGGTTGAACTCAGTAGAGTACCCCTGCCCAGAGCACCCCACAGACTGTTCCTTTAATCTGCTTTGGAGCCTGGCCCCTTAATCACTTCTGAGGAGAAGAGGCTGACATGCAAGGAGATTATGGGCCTTCCAGGGGAGGGGACAATCCCAAGAGGTTGGATAGGAGCTTTATTTCTACTCACTCCCTGGTGACACTGGGAAAAGCAGAAGTAGGAGTTAACGAGGGCATCTGGATTAAAGCCCTGTGAGTGAAGAGCTTTGATAACAAACTTGGAATTTCCTGGTTCTTCCTGGGTCTCCCACAGTGACATGTTTCTTTGTATCTtatttagtgaatatttttatgGTGTATGCTATTTGCCAGGAactgttttaaatgcttttcatATAAACTTATTCAATTATCCTAAAACTATGAGATACATACTGTTATTAGCCTTATTTTCCGATGCAGAAACCGAGAAACAAAGAACTTAAAcgatttgcccagggtcacacaactaAGAGGTGTTTTCTTCTCCAAACTAGAATTCGGTATGTTACACAAAAtccatggtttaaaaaaacacaaaaaaaccaaggTTATATACCATGAAGTATACACCATGAAGAGAAGGGTAACGTTTACTTTCAACaagtaaaacaaaaggaaaacataaatataccCTTCTCCCCACCCGGTACACTTGGCTTTGACTTTTTGTTCAGGAGTTGAAGGGATTGAAGGCAGTCAATAGATTGATGTTCATAAGTATCTCAATGTCCTTAGGTGCTGTACTGAAAAAGCACAAGTAATTGTAGGAAACTACAGAGCACAGCCCTGACCCTCTATTGATCAGGACACTCCGGAGCTGGGCAATTGTAAAACAGCAACAATGAAGACACTTACTCTCCCCTTAGCAATCCTCCACGGGATTTCATGACAAGGGGCCCCACGCTCGGCCCTGGGTGCCAACACCTCTTGACGTGGTCGACCTCCTCAGCTAAACCTAGTCTTAGCACCCAGGCGCTCTAGCTTCGAAACGTTTCTCTGGCCAGGCCCTCTCTAGCCCGGCCCCATCTCTATGGTTTCCTGGGTGAGGCGCTCTAGCCTGCGCAGATTGAGACGTCGCGGCGGCCTTGCTAGGCTACCGGAGGCTCCGGAAGGCGCCTCGCTGGTCGCGCGGTCGGCCATGGGGACCCTGCGCAAAACGCTGATCGCGGGCGCACTGCTGGGCGCGGGGGCTGGCGTGGGCACCGCGCTCTTTGCCCTCGTGACCCCGGGAGAGCAGCAGAAGCAGGCGATGCTGAAGGTGTGAGCAGTTGGGAGGC is a window from the Physeter macrocephalus isolate SW-GA unplaced genomic scaffold, ASM283717v5 random_25, whole genome shotgun sequence genome containing:
- the UQCC3 gene encoding ubiquinol-cytochrome-c reductase complex assembly factor 3, with product MVSWVRRSSLRRLRRRGGLARLPEAPEGASLVARSAMGTLRKTLIAGALLGAGAGVGTALFALVTPGEQQKQAMLKEMPKQDPQGRDEAARTKQLLLATLQEAAATQENVAWRKNWMSGGGGKSA